One window from the genome of Streptomyces sp. NBC_00287 encodes:
- a CDS encoding phytoene desaturase family protein — protein MPAHEGHPGHRAYDAVIVGGGHNGLVAAAYLARAGRSVLVLERLDHTGGAAISTRPFAGVDARLSRYSYLVSLLPKKIVRDLGLNFRIRARTISSYTPVERAGLATGLLVGGGERRTREAFAQLTGGEREYAAWQRFYGLTGEVAERVFPTLTEPLPTREELRRRVDDEEAWRILFEEPIGAAIEDRFADDLVRGVVLTDALIGTFADAHDASLKQNRCFLYHVIGGGTGAWDVPVGGMGALTDALATAARAAGAVVATGHEAVRIDTDGATAEVTYRTADGEGVAAARHVLVNASPQELAALTGGTSPEPAEGAQLKVNMLLKRLPRLRDSAVDPREAFSGTFHIAEGYEQLATAHAQAAAGELPAAPPSEIYCHSLTDPTILGPDLVERGYQTLTLFGLHTPARLFARDNDAVREELLKSTLAQLDAHLAEPLADLLATDAEGRPCIEAKTPLDLERDLRLPGGNIFHRDLSWPHTQDGTGRWGVETEHQNVLLCGAGAVRGGGVSGVPGHNAAMAVLEEGEA, from the coding sequence ATGCCTGCACATGAGGGACACCCGGGACATCGCGCATACGACGCAGTCATCGTCGGCGGAGGCCACAACGGCCTGGTCGCCGCCGCCTATCTGGCCCGGGCCGGCCGGTCCGTGCTGGTGCTGGAGCGCCTGGACCACACCGGCGGCGCCGCCATCTCCACGCGTCCCTTCGCGGGCGTCGACGCACGGCTGTCCCGCTACTCCTACCTGGTCAGCCTGCTGCCCAAGAAGATCGTGCGGGACCTGGGCCTGAACTTCCGGATCCGCGCCCGCACCATCTCCTCGTACACCCCCGTCGAACGCGCCGGACTGGCCACCGGACTGCTGGTCGGAGGCGGCGAGCGGCGGACCCGGGAGGCGTTCGCGCAACTCACCGGCGGCGAGCGGGAGTACGCGGCCTGGCAGCGTTTCTACGGCCTGACCGGCGAGGTCGCCGAGCGGGTCTTCCCCACGCTCACCGAACCGCTGCCCACGCGTGAGGAGCTGCGCCGCCGCGTCGACGACGAGGAGGCCTGGCGGATCCTGTTCGAGGAGCCGATCGGCGCCGCGATCGAGGATCGCTTCGCGGACGATCTGGTGCGGGGCGTCGTCCTCACCGACGCCCTGATCGGCACCTTCGCCGACGCCCACGACGCGTCCCTGAAGCAGAACCGCTGCTTCCTCTACCACGTCATCGGCGGCGGTACCGGCGCCTGGGACGTGCCCGTCGGCGGCATGGGCGCCCTCACCGACGCCCTCGCGACAGCCGCCCGAGCGGCCGGGGCCGTCGTCGCCACGGGCCACGAAGCCGTACGTATCGACACGGACGGCGCAACCGCCGAGGTCACGTATCGCACCGCCGACGGAGAGGGCGTCGCCGCCGCCCGGCACGTCCTGGTCAACGCCTCCCCGCAGGAACTGGCGGCGCTGACCGGCGGCACCTCGCCGGAGCCCGCCGAAGGGGCCCAGCTCAAGGTGAACATGCTGCTCAAGCGGCTGCCCAGGCTCCGGGACAGCGCCGTCGACCCGCGTGAGGCGTTCTCCGGGACCTTCCACATCGCCGAGGGCTACGAGCAGTTGGCCACCGCCCATGCCCAGGCCGCCGCCGGGGAACTGCCCGCCGCCCCGCCCTCGGAGATCTACTGCCACTCGCTCACCGACCCGACGATCCTCGGCCCTGACCTCGTCGAGCGCGGCTACCAGACGCTCACCCTCTTCGGCCTGCACACGCCCGCACGGCTCTTCGCGCGGGACAACGACGCCGTACGCGAGGAACTCCTCAAATCGACGCTGGCGCAGCTCGACGCCCATCTGGCCGAACCACTCGCCGACCTGCTGGCGACGGACGCCGAGGGACGGCCCTGCATCGAGGCGAAGACCCCGCTCGACCTGGAGCGCGACCTGCGCCTGCCGGGCGGCAACATTTTCCACCGCGACCTGTCCTGGCCCCACACCCAGGACGGCACCGGCCGCTGGGGCGTGGAGACGGAGCACCAGAACGTCCTGCTGTGCGGGGCGGGCGCGGTGCGTGGCGGGGGAGTGAGCGGGGTGCCGGGACACAACGCGGCGATGGCGGTGCTGGAGGAGGGCGAGGCCTGA
- a CDS encoding CHAT domain-containing protein, protein MTGPGVGETLIEFLVTRSTDYETLLSNLDRLGETVRPYLLATLREQAGAAAGAGRPAEAELLEFLARQASKRWQIKVNDQGRPDFAALVDRAVRLDLLDAFLVFRAQPDVLPDDPVPVAQKLLGHYKGLTMHQRSAVLAALAMAAPDSPMSAVRARTWWAFSLMERARGEERMGRADVDRMRDRRHALFHAGRAVVALHGSGRVGEHPEAAYWAYSMLAQAHRSLGDLRQGLKVLLDCQRELRHLDDDGQRWLEFDRIVAIEMSAQGHHRGALHYFDRALDGLRDLSGDRPHPLQLDLLIERGKTHLHHGTLNAASADFQQAAETAEALGQIPTVLRARALRASALQTRGRNREALRVFQENLATALRGGILMSHTFRCALAQQLCFMGYLDEAEEQYLEALAELRQDSSTRSVNEVGCLAGLGRVAEDRGDHDQAMAWYEESNRTSLAYRRTIDGTVLLANALERRFARDSSRATAQELLPRVTELHREARERGSSVGEFVTGRALIVCLTRLDRWAEAAELSRRLIAEADERTADIGHGVGEATDDDSVKERMAFVKIFADRPELLGERFALLQWCRDVALRRIVRTPWPVLRAESGGRALTEYEGLLDLLHGHGDQLPPPDDRSVPEWCFDLHEEVKARDLLADLALGPLPEPPSVPQRLIADERRHLAALRRDLTRSALGALGPASEEAAEQLTSQLSAVHTAIGEHAPEYTRLRQGAPARLNEVRTLLTRHAPPEGMLLASYFCGNGATYCFVLTSDGEPLRMRRIPLGRDRIEALSRRLRTVFNGGRDPDSGVLLRPLPARRPDKRDTSFLTELTPLLEPFADLLAERQLVAVSAHGPLSGVPFGALPLPSGTLLGESNAVVSVPGVSSLRYLLAHPVTPPRAAVAVGCAGREDDTGLFEEDDALLGEGPWRSVSRVAGLAATPAAVRTALGQADLAHVTCHGFTDTDDPLEAALLFSDGRERPSRNWEPHNVPAHARYLLRVRDVTVADAAPQRLVLRACSAGWGEADHPGADLTGLTWAFLRSGSRSVIAPRWDVNQQSSRELLAAYYRRLGRGEPAWRALWEAQRELAGDPSRPWLGHVFHWGAFTLTGDWR, encoded by the coding sequence ATGACCGGGCCCGGCGTCGGAGAGACGCTCATCGAATTCCTGGTGACGCGCTCGACGGACTACGAGACGCTGCTGAGCAATCTGGACCGGCTGGGCGAGACCGTACGGCCCTACCTCCTGGCCACCCTTCGGGAGCAGGCCGGCGCGGCGGCCGGCGCGGGCCGCCCGGCCGAGGCCGAACTGCTGGAGTTCCTGGCCCGACAGGCGAGCAAGCGGTGGCAGATCAAGGTGAACGACCAGGGCCGTCCCGACTTCGCGGCGCTGGTGGACCGGGCCGTCCGGCTTGACCTGCTGGACGCCTTCCTCGTCTTCCGCGCCCAGCCCGATGTGCTGCCCGACGATCCGGTGCCGGTCGCCCAGAAGCTGCTCGGCCACTACAAAGGCCTCACCATGCACCAACGCTCGGCCGTACTGGCCGCGCTCGCCATGGCCGCCCCGGACTCGCCGATGTCCGCCGTACGGGCACGGACCTGGTGGGCGTTCAGTCTCATGGAGCGTGCCCGCGGCGAGGAGAGGATGGGGCGGGCCGACGTCGACCGGATGCGCGACCGGCGGCACGCACTGTTCCACGCCGGACGGGCCGTCGTCGCACTGCACGGCAGCGGTCGGGTCGGCGAGCATCCGGAGGCCGCCTACTGGGCGTACTCGATGCTGGCGCAGGCCCATCGCAGTCTGGGCGATCTCCGCCAGGGGCTGAAGGTCCTGCTGGACTGCCAGCGGGAGCTGCGCCATCTGGACGACGACGGGCAACGGTGGCTGGAGTTCGACCGGATCGTGGCGATCGAGATGTCGGCGCAGGGTCACCATCGCGGCGCGCTGCACTACTTCGACCGGGCGCTGGACGGCCTGCGCGACCTCAGCGGCGACCGTCCGCACCCGTTGCAACTCGATCTGCTGATCGAACGCGGGAAGACCCATCTGCACCACGGCACGTTGAACGCCGCGTCGGCGGACTTCCAGCAGGCCGCCGAGACCGCCGAGGCCCTGGGGCAGATCCCGACCGTGCTCAGGGCCCGGGCGCTGCGGGCCAGTGCGCTGCAGACCAGGGGACGCAACAGGGAGGCGCTGCGCGTCTTCCAGGAGAACCTCGCGACGGCGCTGCGCGGCGGCATCCTCATGTCCCACACCTTCCGCTGTGCCCTGGCTCAGCAGCTGTGCTTCATGGGGTACCTCGACGAGGCCGAGGAGCAGTACCTCGAAGCGCTGGCGGAGCTGCGCCAGGACTCGAGCACCCGGAGTGTGAACGAGGTCGGTTGTCTGGCCGGACTCGGCCGGGTCGCCGAGGACCGCGGGGACCACGACCAGGCCATGGCCTGGTACGAGGAGAGCAACCGCACGTCCCTCGCCTACCGCCGCACGATCGACGGCACCGTGCTCCTGGCCAACGCGCTCGAGCGCCGGTTCGCGCGGGACAGCAGCCGGGCGACGGCACAGGAACTGCTCCCCCGGGTCACCGAGCTCCATCGCGAGGCCCGCGAACGGGGCAGTTCCGTGGGCGAGTTCGTGACCGGACGGGCACTGATCGTATGCCTCACCCGGCTGGACCGGTGGGCGGAGGCCGCCGAGTTGTCCCGGCGGCTCATCGCCGAGGCCGACGAGCGCACAGCCGACATCGGCCACGGCGTCGGCGAGGCCACTGACGACGACAGCGTCAAGGAGCGCATGGCGTTCGTCAAGATCTTCGCTGACCGGCCCGAGCTGCTCGGGGAGCGGTTCGCCCTCCTGCAGTGGTGCCGGGACGTGGCGCTGCGCCGGATCGTGCGCACCCCGTGGCCGGTTCTGCGCGCCGAGTCCGGCGGGCGGGCGCTGACCGAGTACGAGGGTCTGCTGGACCTGCTCCACGGCCACGGCGACCAACTGCCGCCGCCCGACGACCGATCCGTGCCCGAGTGGTGCTTCGACCTCCATGAGGAGGTCAAGGCCCGGGACCTGCTGGCCGACCTGGCCCTCGGACCGCTGCCGGAACCTCCGTCGGTGCCCCAGCGATTGATCGCGGACGAACGGCGGCACTTGGCAGCCCTGCGGCGCGATCTGACCAGGTCGGCCCTGGGCGCCCTGGGCCCCGCGTCCGAGGAGGCCGCCGAGCAGCTCACGTCCCAACTGTCCGCGGTGCACACGGCGATCGGCGAGCACGCCCCGGAGTACACGCGCCTGCGCCAGGGCGCCCCCGCGCGGCTGAACGAAGTCCGCACACTGCTCACCCGACACGCCCCGCCCGAAGGGATGCTGCTCGCCTCCTACTTCTGCGGCAACGGCGCCACGTACTGCTTCGTGCTGACCTCCGACGGCGAGCCGCTGCGGATGCGCCGCATCCCGCTCGGCCGGGACCGGATCGAGGCCCTCTCCCGCCGCTTGCGCACCGTCTTCAACGGCGGCCGGGACCCCGACTCGGGCGTCCTGCTCCGCCCGCTGCCCGCACGCCGCCCCGACAAGCGGGACACGTCCTTCCTCACGGAGCTCACACCCCTCCTGGAGCCCTTCGCCGATCTCCTCGCCGAGCGGCAACTGGTGGCCGTTTCGGCCCACGGCCCGTTGTCCGGCGTACCGTTCGGCGCGCTCCCCCTCCCCTCGGGGACGCTCCTCGGGGAGTCGAACGCCGTGGTCAGCGTCCCCGGCGTCAGCAGTCTGCGCTATCTGCTGGCGCACCCCGTCACCCCGCCCCGCGCCGCGGTCGCGGTGGGCTGTGCGGGGCGGGAGGACGACACGGGGCTGTTCGAGGAGGACGACGCGTTGCTGGGCGAGGGCCCCTGGCGGTCCGTGTCCCGGGTGGCCGGCCTCGCCGCGACCCCGGCCGCCGTGCGCACCGCCCTCGGCCAGGCCGATCTCGCCCATGTCACCTGTCACGGCTTCACCGACACCGATGACCCGTTGGAGGCGGCGCTGCTGTTCTCCGACGGCCGCGAGCGCCCCAGCAGGAACTGGGAACCGCACAATGTGCCCGCCCACGCCCGCTATCTGCTGCGGGTGCGGGACGTCACCGTGGCGGACGCCGCGCCGCAGCGCCTGGTGCTGCGCGCCTGCTCGGCCGGCTGGGGCGAGGCCGACCATCCCGGCGCCGATCTCACCGGGCTGACCTGGGCGTTCCTGCGCTCAGGCAGCCGTAGCGTCATCGCGCCGCGCTGGGATGTGAACCAGCAGAGTTCACGCGAGCTGCTGGCCGCCTACTACCGGCGCCTCGGCCGGGGCGAACCCGCCTGGCGGGCCTTGTGGGAGGCGCAGCGCGAACTCGCCGGCGACCCGTCCCGACCGTGGCTGGGTCATGTCTTCCACTGGGGCGCGTTCACCCTCACCGGGGACTGGCGATGA
- a CDS encoding serine/threonine-protein kinase, whose protein sequence is MGDSRLIQGRYRLLDLIGRGGMGEVWRARDESLGRHVAVKCLKPLGPHHDQSFTRVLRERFRREARVAAALQHRGVTVVHDFGESDGILYLVMELLEGRNLSQLLEDNKHHPLPVPAVVDIADQVTAALAYTHQQGIVHRDLKPANIVRLTDGAVKICDFGIARLGADIGFTSRLTGTGIAMGTPHYMSPEQIGGAEVDQRSDLYSLGCVLYEIATGVPPFDLDDAWAVLVGHRDTPPRPPREHRSELPEFLQEIILALLAKSPEDRPHDAREVGRRIGVGRGTPTYVPTVLTPRPALRPPEPLGREGRLPSWTQGMTTGHKATGAGLSAAPPDAGAGLTGEWIPRPAAGRPEEPAAQNPPAPDPEALTALAGRHNAGLSLGRLGRWAEAGEVHRAVAAEREHLLGPDHPDTLASRYEVAFTLSRTGRAADALREYKHVARARSLALGPDHPETLAARQEMAYVLGQLGRHFDAHQVYTSVLAARERAMGADHPDTLRCRHNLAFNLSRLGRLEDSYRMACEVVAARARVLGPDHPETLVTRYEVAYALGQLGRWAEALHTYHEVAEARAQALGPDHADTLAARYEVGISLGRLGRSAEALQLYRELIDDRTRVHGPTHPETLRARHGLGVNLGRLGRWEEALAESRDVCAIRERVLGPDHPDTLVSRREVAVGLGWLGRWPDALTEYRRVATARERVLGPAHPDTLASRNDEAHCLEQLGRAAEAVELYRRVAALRQQGASGGH, encoded by the coding sequence ATGGGGGACAGCAGGCTGATCCAGGGCCGGTACCGGCTGCTGGATCTGATCGGGCGCGGCGGCATGGGCGAGGTGTGGCGGGCGCGTGACGAATCGCTCGGCCGTCATGTCGCCGTGAAGTGCCTCAAACCGCTGGGCCCGCATCATGACCAGTCGTTCACGCGGGTGCTGCGGGAGCGGTTCCGCCGCGAGGCCCGGGTGGCCGCGGCGCTTCAACACCGCGGGGTCACCGTCGTCCATGACTTCGGGGAGTCCGACGGCATTCTGTACCTCGTGATGGAACTGCTGGAGGGGCGTAACCTCAGCCAGCTGCTGGAGGACAACAAACACCATCCGCTGCCCGTGCCCGCCGTCGTCGACATCGCCGACCAGGTCACCGCAGCCCTCGCCTACACCCACCAACAGGGCATCGTGCACCGCGACCTGAAGCCCGCGAACATCGTGCGCCTCACCGACGGCGCCGTGAAGATCTGCGACTTCGGCATCGCCCGCCTCGGCGCCGACATCGGCTTCACCTCCCGGCTGACCGGCACCGGCATCGCCATGGGCACCCCGCACTACATGTCCCCGGAGCAGATCGGCGGTGCGGAGGTCGACCAGCGCAGCGACCTGTACTCGCTGGGCTGTGTGCTCTACGAGATCGCCACCGGCGTACCGCCCTTCGACCTCGACGACGCCTGGGCCGTCCTCGTCGGCCACCGCGACACCCCGCCCCGGCCGCCCCGTGAACACCGGTCCGAACTCCCCGAGTTCCTGCAAGAGATCATCCTGGCCCTGCTGGCCAAGAGCCCCGAGGACCGGCCGCACGACGCGCGCGAGGTGGGCCGCCGGATCGGCGTCGGCCGCGGCACACCGACGTACGTGCCGACCGTCCTCACCCCGCGTCCGGCGCTGCGGCCGCCCGAGCCCCTCGGCCGCGAGGGACGGCTGCCGTCCTGGACGCAGGGCATGACCACCGGCCACAAGGCCACCGGCGCCGGACTGAGCGCCGCACCCCCGGACGCCGGAGCCGGCCTCACCGGCGAGTGGATCCCGCGCCCCGCCGCCGGCCGGCCCGAGGAACCCGCGGCCCAGAACCCGCCCGCCCCCGACCCGGAGGCGCTCACCGCGCTGGCCGGCCGGCACAACGCCGGGCTCAGCCTCGGCCGGCTCGGCCGCTGGGCGGAGGCCGGAGAAGTCCACCGTGCGGTCGCCGCCGAGCGCGAGCACCTGCTCGGCCCCGACCACCCCGACACCCTCGCCAGCCGCTACGAGGTCGCCTTCACCCTCAGCCGCACCGGCCGCGCCGCCGACGCCCTGCGCGAGTACAAACACGTCGCCCGGGCCAGGAGCCTCGCACTCGGCCCGGACCATCCCGAAACGCTCGCCGCACGCCAGGAAATGGCATACGTACTGGGCCAGTTGGGCCGCCATTTCGACGCCCACCAGGTGTACACCTCGGTGCTCGCCGCGCGGGAACGGGCCATGGGCGCCGACCACCCCGACACCCTGCGCTGCCGCCACAACCTGGCCTTCAACCTCAGCCGCCTCGGACGCCTGGAGGACTCGTACCGCATGGCCTGCGAGGTCGTCGCCGCGCGCGCCCGGGTGCTCGGCCCCGACCACCCGGAAACGCTGGTCACCCGTTACGAAGTCGCCTACGCGCTGGGACAGTTGGGCCGCTGGGCGGAGGCACTGCACACCTACCACGAGGTCGCCGAGGCCCGTGCCCAGGCGCTCGGCCCCGACCACGCCGACACCCTCGCCGCCCGCTACGAGGTCGGGATCAGCCTTGGCCGCCTCGGCCGCAGCGCGGAGGCCCTCCAGCTCTACCGCGAGCTGATCGACGACCGCACCCGGGTGCACGGCCCCACCCACCCCGAGACCCTGCGCGCCCGCCACGGCCTCGGCGTCAACCTCGGCCGGCTCGGCCGCTGGGAGGAGGCCCTGGCCGAGTCCCGTGACGTGTGCGCGATCCGCGAGCGCGTCCTCGGCCCCGACCATCCGGACACCCTTGTCAGCCGCCGCGAGGTCGCTGTCGGCCTCGGCTGGCTGGGCCGCTGGCCCGACGCCCTCACCGAGTACCGCAGGGTGGCCACGGCCCGCGAACGCGTCTTGGGCCCGGCCCACCCCGACACCCTCGCCAGCCGCAACGACGAGGCCCACTGCCTGGAACAACTCGGCCGCGCCGCCGAGGCGGTGGAGCTGTACCGGAGGGTCGCGGCGCTGCGGCAGCAGGGGGCGTCGGGCGGGCACTGA
- a CDS encoding acyl-CoA dehydrogenase family protein: MHLDHTPEQQRLRTELRAYFAELVPDTALTRHTDPAAQKRFYRETIRRLGGDGWLGVGWPKEYGGRGLSAMEQFIFFDEAAQAGVPLPLMALNTVGPTIMQFGTDEQKAYFLPRILSGELDFAIGYSEPDAGTDLASLRTRAVRDGDEYVVNGQKIWTTNGDTADWVWLAVRTDPGAPPHKGITMLLVPTSDPGYSCTLINTLAGHDTTASYYENVRVHVSRRVGAENQGWRLITNQLNHERVTLAAHGTMAIRAFHDVQRWATETKLADGRRVVDLPWVRRRLAQTHVRLDALKLLNWQMVQAVQDGTLTPQDASAVKVYGSEARRDAYAWLMEIVAAPGALKEGSAGAILHGELERGYRSAVIFTFGGGNNEIQREIISWIGLGMPRVRR, translated from the coding sequence GTGCATCTCGACCACACGCCCGAGCAGCAGCGGCTGCGCACCGAACTGCGCGCCTACTTCGCCGAGCTGGTGCCGGACACAGCGCTCACCCGGCACACCGACCCCGCCGCCCAGAAGCGCTTCTACCGCGAGACGATCCGGCGCCTCGGCGGCGACGGCTGGCTCGGCGTGGGCTGGCCCAAGGAGTACGGCGGACGCGGCCTGAGCGCGATGGAACAGTTCATCTTCTTCGACGAGGCTGCCCAGGCGGGCGTACCGCTGCCGCTGATGGCGCTGAACACCGTCGGACCGACGATCATGCAGTTCGGCACCGACGAGCAGAAGGCGTACTTCCTGCCGCGCATCCTCTCCGGCGAACTCGACTTCGCGATCGGCTACAGCGAGCCCGACGCCGGTACCGACCTTGCATCCCTGCGTACGCGCGCGGTCCGCGACGGCGACGAGTACGTCGTCAACGGGCAGAAGATCTGGACGACCAACGGCGACACCGCGGACTGGGTCTGGCTGGCGGTGCGCACCGACCCGGGCGCCCCGCCGCACAAGGGCATCACCATGCTGCTCGTCCCCACCAGCGACCCCGGCTACTCCTGCACCCTGATCAACACCCTCGCCGGCCACGACACCACCGCCAGCTACTACGAGAACGTCCGCGTCCACGTCTCCCGTCGCGTCGGCGCCGAGAACCAGGGCTGGCGGCTGATCACCAACCAGCTCAACCACGAGCGCGTCACCCTCGCCGCCCACGGCACCATGGCGATCCGCGCCTTTCACGACGTCCAGCGCTGGGCGACCGAGACCAAACTCGCCGACGGCCGTCGCGTCGTCGACCTGCCCTGGGTGCGCCGCCGCCTCGCCCAGACCCACGTCCGCCTCGACGCCCTGAAACTCCTCAACTGGCAGATGGTCCAAGCCGTCCAGGACGGCACCCTCACCCCCCAGGACGCCTCGGCCGTCAAGGTCTACGGCTCCGAGGCCCGCCGCGACGCCTACGCCTGGCTCATGGAGATCGTCGCCGCACCCGGCGCCCTCAAGGAGGGCTCCGCGGGCGCGATCCTCCACGGCGAACTGGAGCGCGGCTACCGCTCCGCGGTCATCTTCACCTTCGGCGGCGGCAACAACGAGATCCAGCGGGAGATCATCTCGTGGATCGGTCTGGGGATGCCGCGCGTTCGGCGTTAG
- a CDS encoding ferredoxin, with amino-acid sequence MTSTTSQQQLFQYLEDRFACAQACTECARACALRASLAEPDGTAEEELVRRKGIMCAEVCDATCRVLSEQGLTDEGGVRVQLEWCRTVCLECAHVFDGWPGAEDGAKACRECAQACTDFLALLM; translated from the coding sequence GTGACCTCGACAACTTCGCAGCAGCAGCTCTTCCAGTACCTGGAGGACCGCTTCGCGTGCGCGCAGGCGTGCACCGAGTGTGCGCGCGCCTGCGCGCTGCGCGCGAGCCTGGCGGAACCGGACGGGACGGCGGAAGAGGAACTCGTACGGCGTAAGGGCATCATGTGCGCCGAGGTGTGCGACGCGACCTGCCGTGTGCTGTCCGAGCAGGGCCTCACGGACGAGGGCGGCGTCCGTGTCCAACTGGAGTGGTGCCGCACGGTGTGCCTGGAGTGCGCGCATGTCTTCGACGGATGGCCCGGCGCGGAGGACGGCGCGAAGGCGTGCCGTGAGTGCGCCCAGGCGTGCACGGACTTTCTGGCCTTGCTGATGTGA
- a CDS encoding DUF6479 family protein — protein sequence MNTTWLDLAAESGALGIGLIVASVVVVAVLLGAFVLGGRIRRREPAPPRPEQQPRLPDEGPVREELQNREPDEVPRSEHRLTPHEMPAHGNLPSRPGPERKRPRWDEGSSGSFGSGGPGGT from the coding sequence ATGAACACGACCTGGCTGGACCTGGCCGCCGAGAGCGGCGCCCTCGGCATCGGACTGATCGTCGCGAGCGTGGTGGTCGTGGCCGTGCTCCTCGGTGCCTTCGTCCTGGGCGGACGGATCAGGCGCCGAGAACCGGCCCCGCCGCGCCCGGAGCAGCAGCCCCGGCTGCCCGACGAGGGCCCCGTCCGTGAGGAGCTGCAGAACCGGGAGCCCGACGAGGTGCCCAGGAGCGAGCACCGGCTGACCCCGCACGAGATGCCCGCCCACGGCAACCTCCCGTCCCGGCCGGGCCCGGAGCGCAAACGGCCCCGCTGGGACGAGGGCAGCAGCGGTTCCTTCGGCAGCGGCGGCCCGGGCGGAACCTGA